In the genome of Melospiza melodia melodia isolate bMelMel2 chromosome 11, bMelMel2.pri, whole genome shotgun sequence, the window TCTTGTTTAATCTCTCTTGATTATGGCAAATGCAGTCCCCTTCATTAATCTGTCTGAAGAACAGTAGCAATTTAATCTTCTGCTTCTTACAAAAAGCAATGATGAtaccaatgcaaagaaaattaatgTTTCAGAATTCTGAAACTTTTGCTATATGTGGGATGATGTTTTTAACCCCCACCTCTGCCCCcacaaaaattaaatataattaatcTAAGGAGAAAGTTGGGAATTTTTTCTACCCTCCTTCTCACAGTGTTTCTCTCAAATACAGGAGTTGAAACACTGTTAATATAGTTCTGTGTAAGccaatatattttcatatatatatatatgcattttttaatatattttcataGATATGTATAATCTTTCAAAGGAGTCTATACAATGTGCTTAGCTTATAGCTCTGAAACACTCACTGAGAGTGCACATCAACTCAGATGGTCAAAAGAGactaatttttccttatttaaaaAGGAAAGCTGTGCAAAGCTGTTTCTTATCTAGCTTCTTGCATACTTTATGTATAAAAATTGTGACCCATTTTGTAAATAGTTCTGTGACTATTGTAGTTTGAAACCAACATTTATGCTTCCATGTAAAAGAGACAGCCCTCCAGGATCCCCGCCAGGAGGGGAGGGCAGCTGTTGCAGAAATTAGTTGAAGGACAATATACACCATCTCATATATATATTCCAGTCACAATGTCTTAATTCACCATTTCATAATTATGCACTGCAACAAAGCTAGTTTGGAAATTTTGAGTGAGTTCCTCTGAGTATCCTAATCTCTAGGTCACATGAATGGAGGAAACACTGAGAAGGCTGACAGAAGTCACATCCTATGTTTAGTAAAATAACTCGCCCTTTCAATGGATTTCAAGCATATTTCAagcaaaatccccttcctttcaATGGATTTCAAGCATATTTTCCCTATAAAAAGAGTTAAAACTCTTGAAAATGGGGTCCCAGTACTCAGTTCCTTCTCCATCACTGAAAGGAGGAGGTACAGAGGTAgttgcagcagcacagagagcagggcCGTGGTGGTGGTGTTGGTGTCAGTGCCTGGTGCATGTATTTGCATTTGTTAATAGAGAAGTGCCCTGTTTAAGGGCTGCAGATGAGCAGAGCAGCcagtggcactgctgctgcttccctctgGCATGCTCAGGGCCTGCCAGCCAGAGAGCAGACAGGAAATTGCAGCCTGCTTATCCTCCTCTGCAGCATCCCCAGAAGCCCATCGCCCTGCCCCTCCCTCCTCCTGTGGCCATGTGAGCGGCCGTGCTCAGGAAACAGGGAAggcctgcagggaaagcaaaggcagagcttccagaagcttctctggaagcattagcaGGCCCACAGCCTCGATGCAAAGCTGGTTTTTACACAGGAATGTGGTAACCTCCAGGTGCTCCCTTCAGGAAACACACACACCAAACTTCCAAATATGTATTGGGGAGAAGCCTTTTGTACCTCCCCTCTTCCAAAAAAGGATAATAGAACAAAAGTCCCCATGTGTAAGTTAAAAGCTACTATTTTCAGTAGTTGCCTCTTAGTTTGGGGGTTTGCTTTATCCCCCTAAGTTTTTATAAAAAATACTAAATGCTGTCAAGAaagccatgaaaaaaaaataattctgtattAGTGGACTGTCTAAAAATGTCACCAaaacaattaattttttaatCTATGGTTAGTTCCAGTTCTCTTAGGGGTATTTCTATACTGCTAATTTAAAAAGAACTGGTTAATGCACACACAAATGTATTATGCCTTTCCATTATGTTTATAAAAATGTATGATTCTCTGATTGAGAAGAGGTTGGAAACAACATGTAAATTAACATAATTTGTAAATTTTAAAAGCGCAAAATCTATATAAAATTATAGCTTTTGAAAATCAATTGTTATAAATATTGCCATGTgttttatttttagaaaataagtAATATTTAGATTTCATTAATTATGTTGTCTAGTTTTTCAGCAGTTTTTCAGTGGAACACAGTGTTACGTTATGTAATTGCTAAAGTCTGGGTAAATATTTGACAACTTCGTTTGACATTTAATGGCCTAGTTTGTTTACAGATGGCTCTAATATTTTGAACATTAGGcttaagaggaaaaaataagaTCAGTGTTCTCGTAATAATTTAATGTACTGAAACATTTACAGCTAAAAACAAATCCGTGAAGTTGCTAGGTTCTGCAAAAGGCAAAAACTAATTAGCTATCAGTTCTGCAAAAGATGCTGCCTGATTTTAGGACACAGAATGATTCATTAGTTGCCTAATTGAATGATTTAAGGTCAAGTGTGTGTGCATTACTATTTCAGGACTGTAATTTACTATAATTTGGAATGACAGAAGAATTGGATGCATGTCCATTTTACAAAAGCAATACAAGGAAAGGATCAAAACCATGTGCTAATTGCTTTTTTTGTTGCATCACTAACCAGCTAAAAACCACATTTCTGTTGGCAAACATTTAGGAACCTGTTAAAAATATCATTTTGAAAATTACTTTGTCTCTCCAGAGATTCACGTGTAATGCTGCCTTTAATTAAATTTGTTCTATTTTGCTCTACACAAAGAGCAAAtaatacaaaattattttaaaaatattaataatcttGTGCATATTTGGACACAGCTTCACTGTATAAGTTGTAGGGAGTAAAGCTGAAGTTTTGGCAACTGCCAAACAATTTCAGCATATAAATAGTTCAATTTGAATGTACCTGGTTTCACACTTACAACTTTTCATTAAATCAGGCTACTTGAACCTGTTGATTTTGTTATTTGATAGAAACCAGCAGGTGTAGTTACAGTATCTGGGATGATAAGTACAAAATGTGTAAAATTAGGTTAAGAACTAATAAGAAAGCCATAAGAGAACAAAATGGAAAACTTCATTAGAATGTTGGCTAATACTGTGTTCTGATTGTCTTCTTTCTCTTACTCAAAGAGAAATAGATTAAAATTGAAAAAGGTATAACAGGGATGACTGAAGACATAGAACATATTTTGTACTGGGAGTAAACTAGGATTATTTTTAGCCTGAAAATGGTATGATAGAAGTCAGCGAAATCACAAGAGACCCAGAGAAAGTGACCAGGAGATGCTGATTCATGGTCCTAACACGAGATCGAGCTGGCATCACATGAGCTTGCGGATGTGGAACAAACAACTGGGAACAAACAACAGGACTGCAGAAGTGTTTCATTGCACAGTAAGTGTGTGAATTTGAAAATATACTGCCCGTGGACAGGACAGCTGCCAGAAGCACACAATTTCACAATGTAACAGGGCAAACTGACAGATGAAAAATTGAGGGCTACTAAAAATTATGATAATACATCTGGCTGTAGAAATTgaaccacaaaaccaaaaaaaaaacaaaaaaacaaaaaaaaaaaacaaacacaaaaataaaaagggtGCAAAAAGTGGAAATATGGCTTTGCTATTATCTTACCCGGACAGAACTTCTGGTATGAGCCAGTACAGCTGGTTTAGGTCATTAAAATATTGTAACAATTTGCTTGGTACTCAAAAAGTTACTAAGTATGACATAGAAGCTGTCATAACATGGTGCTACCAGGATCCAAACAGTAACATTTGTTGCACTGTCGGGACTTTTGAAACAGAAATGCTATATTGTAAAAATTTACTTTAGATAAGACTTCTTCAAACAGAGGTAAGAAAAATGCCCATCTCATCTATGAACTGTGAGCTGGGTCGCTGTGCAAGATCCCGCGCAGGGTGTGTGTTTGCGGTGTTTGCGGAGTTTGCAGCAGCCGCGGTCTATGCGGGCCGGGCAGCGCTCGCAGCCCCAGCGCCCCTCAGGGCAGCGGGGAAGGCGCCGCCTGGGGCCCGCTGGCCGAGCCGCGGGAAGGGGCGGCTGGGCCGCACGGGGCAGTGGCGGGTTCCCCACCAGCGGCTGTGCCGtgccggctgctgcccggacctCGGGCATTTCATCGCTGCCGCTGCCACAGGCCGGGTCCCCTCCGTGCCCTTTGTCCCCTACCTGCGCGGGAACCCCgagctcggccccggcccggcgCGTCCCCGGCGGCGCGCGGTTGTCATGGCGACGGGCCAGCCGTGATTGACGGCTCGAACAGGCAATCAGCGCCCTGCTCTGCAAACCCGCCCCCGCGGCGGCTGCTTGAAGGGACGCGCCAGGCAAGAACTACTTGTCCCAGCATGCCGTGCGCGGAAAGCCCATCACCGGCGGGGctctggggcgcggggcatgatggggtCTGTAGGCGCCAGGCGGcggctgtcccctctgcagccggGCCACCCGCGCACCCCAACCCAGGCAGCGCCTCGGTGCTTGCCGGGCAGTGCTGAGGCCGTCTGCCGCTGGGATTGTGGCGATTCGATGCGGTTTGCTAATATGACGATTTGTAATCTATATATTTTGTATCTTGGATGCATAAAAATAATTTAGTTTTCCTTGCTGCAATGTAAAACGCAAGGAGCCCCGGAGTATCTTCCTCCCTGTGCGGAGCACCTGATGCTGGTCCTTGGTGCCACTCCGAGGTCCATCCACCCCTTCTTATGGTAAGCAGGAGGGTCCCTTCTGTCTTCCTTGTCAACCTGTACAGCCAGGAAGTTCCCTTTCTCAAAATGCCCGCTACTCTCCTTGTTTTGGTCTTGGCCTTATTTTATACCAGTGGCAGAAATTAGGCAGCTGAAGACTATGCACAGTTACAACCCGAGGTTTATCCTCTTGTCAGGCAGCCATGCCAAAGGGATCATTTCCGCAGTGCAGTGGGACTGGCGCAGACCCGAGGCTGGAGTCCATTCTCTTTGAAGTTCAGTTAATAACTTTAATAGCTTAATTGTGTAATGAGTGGAATGACTTCAGTATATCCACTGTACCACCAGCTGCCCTTCATAACTACTGTTCTGTGACCTGAAAGcgattttgggggctttttttatttgtttgtgggtttttttatgaCGGGTGCGACACTGCTGTTTTTAACATTACTTCCCCTTGTGGAGAAGCCTAGGTCAGTAATCTGGAGCCGGCATTCCCATCCTATAGGGAGTATATTACAGTGTGGAGAGCCGCCCGTCACGTGCGGCAGGAGGGAGATGTGCGGCACAAGGTGTCAGAGGCCGCGGGTGCCGGTGTGCACGGCCCGGCACAGCCGAGCCTAGCCCAGCCCGCACAGCACGGCACGACACAGCCGAGCCCGGCAGGGCGCTgcccgggggccggggcgggctgGCGGAGGCCGCGGCTCTCCCGCCCAGCCGAGAGGAGCCGGGGGCGGCAGCGGGCACAGCGCTCCCTCGGCCGCCCCCGCGGTGGCGGCGGCCCCCGGAGGCCGGGGAGCGGCAGGAGCGGTGCCGGTGCAGGTACGCGGGGGCCTTTAGCAGCGGGGAGAGGGGCGGGGGTGCGCCCTGGCCCCGGCTTCTCCTTTGGGTGCGGCGGGGAaggggtgcccagccctgaggggcagcgGCTGCCGCGCTCCGGCCTGGCCGGGGACGGCAATGCGGGCGCGTATGGGGATGGCTCCCGCCCCGGCCCTGTGCCATCCGCAAGGCTGCGGCAGCCCGGGCTGGGAGCTGCCGGCAGCGCTGGCAAGGGGAGAGCGGCTGAGGgaagggcccggcccggcccggcccggcccgctgtGACCGGCCCGGCTGCCGAGACCCCGGccgggctgtggggcagcaggggGCTGCCCTGTGGGAACGGCGCCTCGAGCCCACCGTGAGGACCAGAAATGCTTTTGGGTTTGttggtgtttggttgttttttttttttttttttttttttttttttttttttttttttttttaatctagcacTGATATTGACAGGACTGTTGCAGGGGCAGAGTAGGGCTTAATTTTAGAAATGCTGGATCAGCTGTCAGTAAGGTGAGTGGAAAGCACAGCAGGCTGTACTCTATCCTGCAGGACAATGGAAGCCTGATAAAATAGGAGCTGAACTTTTCTGGCCTCTGCATGGGCCTGTTCTTAGCGCTGCACTGCTGACTCCAAACTTTTGTTGTGTTCCTGACCTCTGGGGAAATTGAAGGTCTCGAATCATGTCTGAAACAGACTGTTGTTCTTCTGtgtgcaggggctgctggaggagactggatgTGACTGGACATTTGTCTTTGATCAATATCTTGATCAATATCAATATCTTTTTGTTTGAGATATATACAAAACTATTCTTATAGGATTCAAAAATAAGCTGTCCAATAAGGCACACCAGACAGCCCAGGCAGTCTTCTCTGTTCTTAAtgtcatcttaaaaaaaaaaaaatcctggctaGTTCTTTAATATTTTATAAAGCATTTATAAAATGTTTGGGAGTATTTATAAAGCATTTATAAAATGTTGAATTTAGTACCAGATCAAAATGTAAACATGCTGAATACTATGCAGAGTAATGTCTTTAAACACGTTTATAAGGTTCTCATCTAATCTTTTCCCCTCACACTGAGCTCAGATGTGAGCCTCTGGCTAATCATGATTCAATTACCTCTTGTGGTTCATTATCACTGGTGGTTTGCGCTGGGTCTTTTATGGCAAAAGAAAAAGACATAATCCTGCCAAATGACAAGTTAATGCTCTCAGGTGATTTATCTGAATTGCAATTTGTCATGCTCCATTTCCCAGAGTAAACCATGCTAATAGTAATGTATAAGAAAACCTCTGCCTCTCTTGAAAATTCCATTTCTTCCACGGATGGGACATAGGCTTGTAGGTGTGGGGGAAAATACTGGCTACAGCAGTAGATAATTTTTCCAGAAGAGTGCATGGTCATGAGAGGCTTTTAGTGCTCCTCCTGAATCAGGATATCTAGCACATATGCTGTGTTGTCAAGTGAGAGAGGAAGAAGTTTTCAGGAAGTGATCCTGTAAGTCCAAATGGACAGAAATTCCACTATTAAATAAGTGTCCTGGCAGCCTAGCTGTAAGTTTAAGAACTTGgccttttttttcttgaaattctGCAGAAAGTGTGCGCTAATATGTGAAAGGTCTGAAATTCAGTGTAACGTGTGAGTGCCTTTCACAGAAGATAACACCTGGAGTCCAGGTTGTTAGTGCAGATTGATCTGCTGCTACTCTATTGATGCTAGCAGGCTTTTCAATGGACAAGGGCTGCTTTTCTTTTCAGAAATGGAGAATCCTGAGGTGGCTGTGAGCAGCTGCAGTGCACATGATGATGAAAACCTTTCCAGCTACAAACGACACTCATCGGTATCACAGGAGGCACTTTTGGAAGACCAGCTTAGAAGGAAGTTAAAATTTTTCTTCATGAACCCGTGTGAGAAATTTTGGGCCAGGGGCAGAAAGCCTTGGAAACTTGGGATTCAGCTACTCAAAATAGTAATGGTTACAGTCCAGGTGAGTACCTATGGAAGCAGGGACTCAGCTTATGGGAAGTCAGATGAATGCAGGTGATGTGCAATTCATGGTGTGGTGCAGAGAAAGGGAAAGGATAGATTGCAAAATTATCTTATTTGCATATATGTGGCTAAGATCCCAGGTGGCCTAATTTTCTCATAAAACTATGGACTGAAAAAAACAGCCCTCCAGTACAGGTGAAAGGAGCTGTGTTTAAGGGCTCAACTTGACCTTTTAgtttactttctttttctttgccaTTTCTCCCCCAAAGGATGATGCATCTGTTACCCCAATACCCACTTCACTGTTGTGTTTGAGGGAAGGAGAAGTTGTTTCTGTTTCAATATCACAGTGATAAGAACTGAAATTggtgacttttttctttttttttttttttgtttcgctTTTACCTTGCATATGGCATACAAACTCTTGCATTGAAAAAACCCTCAGAAATTCTTCCTCTCACCCAGCCTTGCACCAGAGATTCCATATAACTCATGTATCTACTGCTCAAAACAATTGTTTGTCTCAAAGTTCTGTGGTTAAGGCAGAAGAAAGTTTTCACAAAACCTTTCTAAGTCCTCAGATGATCCTTCAGAGTTGCCCACATGTGATTTCCCTTTATGGTCATGCCAGTGCTATGGCAATACATGtatagaaaaaaatgttttctttccatTTGCATGAATGATGGCACAAACTGCAGAAAAGTTCTCCTGCTGTGCATCTGGCAGCATGTTTGTGTCCCTTACTGTTTCATTTTTAAATGTGTCATCATTTTCTGATTGTCATCTCTCCCATTTTGCAACTAAAAGTAAAATTTGATTATGGAAGAATCCAGTAAGAAAGGAACTAATGCTGATTTCATATTTTCAGAGAAAATCTGCCTTGTGGTAATGCAGTCTGTGCACTGTTGGTTTGTTGGTGTATTCCTGTGGGCTGAGCTTGCCTACAGAGCATTTCAGTATCTCTGTAACTGGGTTACCCTTATCAAAACCTGCATATCCAGTTTGCACCATGGCCATAAATCTGCAGAGTACTGATTCAGACTTATCTCTGATGAGTTTCTTCACAATACACCTGACACCAGATTTGAAACAACTGTCAAGCAATTGTGAGCTCCCAGAAACAATACGTCTTGTACTGCTAGAAACCTTTTCCAGTCTGGATAGCAGCTAACAGTTTTGTGCTCAATTTCCATGAACGGTTGCAATATATATTTTTAACCAGCTTCAGGTGTTAGTCTGTTACAAGCACAGCTTTGGTGAATTATTCTCAAAGCACTTTTCACTGAAACTTGATTGAGAGATGTTTGTTTTCCTGAGTTGTCCTCAATTTCCCTTTTGTGGACTGGAATAAGGACTTCAAAGTGGGGTCTTGTGAAGTCTGGTCCTGCCTTTTTGGCTGAGGAACAATGATATTCCCCCAGGGCAAGTCAATTGAGCCAGGCCCAGCTAACAAAGCATTTGTAACAGTATATAGGGAGCTCAAACCTGAGATGGTATCATTTTCTTTGTGAAAATTCAAGTCCTTGGCCAAGATGCTGTAAACATGTTAGAGGCACATTGTGAAACCCACTGTTTCCTTAAAGTCAAGCTTTCATTTCAGCAGCTGTGGGATGGAGCCTGCATGTAACTGCTGTGTCTACCAGTGAGGCAAAAGGCTGGCTGTTCATAGAACAGGTTCATGTGTTAATCCAGAAGCCAACTCTGTCTTTGAACAGGAAATATATGTCTTTTTCAGCTGGTGGTTTTTGGACTGAGCAACCAAATGGTGGTTGCCTTCAAAGAAGAGAACACTGTTGCATTCAAACACCTGTTCTTGAAAGGATACATGGACAGAATGGATGATACCTATGCTGTATACACACAAACAGATGTCTATGACCAGATATTCTTTGCAATAAACCAGGTAGGAATTGCTGCTGCAATATGTACAATATATATGATCTTTGCCTGGGCACCTCTTTTTGAATTGAACTTCTGTGCCAATTCCTTACGACTAAAACATCAACTCATTTAGGTTTTCTGTCATTGCTAGAGCACTGTAATGTGGTAACATCCTTAAAGCTAATCGGTGTACTGGTTCTACACTAAAAGCACCCCTTGGATTTTAGCCAGAATCATTTGCAGGTAACAAATTAGGCTTTCTAGTAAAGATTGGAAGGAGAAAAACATAATATACAAAAAGGTATTTAGATCCAAATCCTGTACTTAGTGTTTTTGTCAAATAACTTAAGATATTTGAGGACTCTGCTGTTGTGTGCTTTAGGTTTCACAGTTCTTTAAATGATGTTTTAAATAAAAGAGATGGGTTATAACCAATCCAAACActtctgctttgctttgtttcattgttttgttttgctttgttttgttttttttttttctcagagacTAACAGTTTTGTTGCTATTTaaattggtttgtttgttttggactTTAGTACCTCCAGCTGCCCAACATCTCTGTTGGAAATCATGCTTATGAGAAGAGAGGAGCAGAGGAGACACCTCTGGCTGTTTGTCAGCAGTTCTACAAGCGAGGAATCATCTGTCCTGGAAACGACACCTTTGACATAGACCCAGAGATTGTGACTGGTGATGAACCTGATCTATTTTATCAGTTCTTTGGGAGGATGGGACCTACATTTTTGATAAATTCTTTTAAAAACTTTACAGTATGATATAGTCTTATCACATAATCTGTATTGAACTTACTACCAGCCAAAACTGGTAAGAAAAGTTCTGTTTAACTAACCCTCACCTCCAATGTCTAATGCCACAAAGAAATGATGGGCCTTTGGCACTGGTGACCATGTAATACAAGTGTTTGGGGCTAATTTTCAGGAGTGATCCCTGCGAATTCAGGATGAGTAGCTTGGCTGGTGTTGAAGGAAGCCAGTGTATTTGTCAGTTGGCTTCTCAGATGACTCCTCACTCAAGTGTGCTATCTTGTCTGGTGTAGCCAACAGCTCATAACAGCCTCGGGAGTGGGACAGGCAGATTACAGTTAAAGAGCCTGATAATCCATGAGATATTGTTGTGAGTCCTTATCCATTCCAGACTGCTTGTACATTGAGCCAACGACTTCTCTGCACAACGCCACGATGGGAAAGCACAATTTGAATTTCACTCTGGATTTCCCCAGGTGAGGAGCAAAGAGCACCCCCTGTGTGGGGGTTTTGGTGCATTCTCCCTGTGCAGGGCTAAGCTGAAGCTCTGTTGcaggctggtggcagtgcagctcATGTTCAATCTGAAGGCAATCAACCTCCAGACCGTTCGTCACCACGAGCTCCCCGACTGCTACGATTTCACTCTGCGGGTATGTGGAAGCCTGCCACGTGTGCTTCTGTTCAAAACCAGAAAATGACTTCCTGCTTTACTGCACACAGCACAGGCATTTTCTGAAGAGTGTTGAGTACCACTGGGTCAGTGGTGCCTGGATTACTCTGGTATGGCTTAGTGTACCCTGTAAATAACCAGCAATTGTCACTGTGGGAGGTTAAGCTTTGAGTGCTCCTGATGTGGTCCTGAAGTACTTGCTTGGCTTACAGCCACTTGTGCTCTAATCCATCTGAAGTCTAATGGAAGTGTAAATCTCTTCTCTTTAGAGATGCTTCTGGGAAAGGTTGTTTTCAGATCATAGAGGAATGAGAATGCAGTTAAAAAAATTCACTAGTAAAACTAGTTGATCAAACAATTTGTGGGAAATACATGGTTCAGCAGATTTGTCTTTCATTTTGACACCACTTATTTGAAGATACTTGAATTAGTTTAAGCTTAGAAATGTTTTGTCACTTCTCCCCTAGGAGAGTTATTCTGCATCATTATGCAGGCTTAGCAATACAGTGGGCTAATATGTAATTGTTTAACTTTTTAAAGACATGcatattttctttatttgttgTTTTTAATACAGATCGTGTTCGATAATAAAGCACACAGTGGAAGAATTAAAATAAGTCTAGACAATGACATAGCAATCAGGGAATGTAAAGACTGGCATGTTTCTGGATCAAGTAAGTGACATAAATGTGTTCAAATTTTCATGCTGAAATTTTGTCCATTAGCACAATGTTTGTTAACCTTTTTCTTTATAGATATGTGAGATACCATCTCTAGTATGTGCACTCTATATCTGATTTTCTAAGAATTTGTTGTTCTTCAACTCCTGATCTGAAAACCTGGGAATCCAGTCACACCATTACTTTCTGTAGCAGGTCTCAAGGCTTGCACCACTGATAATGTCAAACCAAACTTTGTCAATGCCTCACTGTGCATCCTTCTCTCTTTTGCTACTGAACACTCTGCTCATTTCTTAAGGCGGAGTTGTGAAATGTTCTAGCACCAGGCAACAGGACACATGATAGTGGTTGAAAGTTGAAGCTGATTTACTCCTATTTCAGGACTTAGCACCAGGAAAGACAAGGAAGCATTGTTGGTAAAGCTTGCTGGAGTGGAATGGCTAGAAACTCTTCTTATTGTTGGTTAAATGCCATTTGCTGTGTATTTGGCTGTAACTGAGGTACACAGGATAGTTAAATTTCTTATACAATCACTCACAAGAATCAGCCACCTTTGTTGGCAGATATTTGGCCCCGGTCAAAACATCATCTTTTTTCATTAGCAAAAAGGATCTCTTTGGCAGTCACAGCCCCGGTACCGGGCCGGCGGCTGccgtgccagcagtgcccagcggGCGGCGCTGCCGCGCCCGCGCTGGTGCCGCAGACACGGGGCCGCTCCCGGAGCCCCTCGCTGACCTCCTGAAATCTTTCAGCATTAAACATCTCATCTTTCTGCTGTCTCACCTCTTTTCAGCTGTATGGTAggtattaaaaacaaacaaacagaaatatttGGTGCAATGTTTAACATTAGATGATCAAGAATGTAAATTTTAGTAATGTAAGGGATGGAGAACTCATGTCTAACTCAATGCTCATCTTGACTAGCTGAGCAATAGTACAAGTTATCTGCACTGCTGTAGGACAGAAAAAGCTGATTATTAAATACTGATCTGAGAGGGAAGATACATATAATAATGTTcctaggattaaaaaaaaaatctgtacagCTCTATGACTCCAAAGGCCATTCCAGTCCCTGTAAAATGATTAACTTTCACCTGTAATCCTGCAGGGCTGTAAGACGCACTCACACTTTGGTATATTTTTGATGTGGTATCAACCCTCCTAAATTTATTGAAGTGGTTTCTGTAGTGCAGATGCACTTCTGTCTCTCATAAAATATGTCAGATGAACTTTTGTTGGAAAAAATACTACAATTTTTCTTAATTCAGTTGTATAAATACAGTTAACATCAAAACTTGATTTTTACTTCAGTGATGATCGACAAGAATAAAGGCACTGTAAACATGTACATTTTTGTTCTTGCAGTACAGAAGAACACTCATTACATGATGATCTTCGATGCTTTTGTCATATTGACTTGTCTGACTTCATTGATCCTTTGCACACGATCAGTGATTAAAGGAATTTGGCTCCAAAGGGTGGGTACAGCTCCTTCTTTGG includes:
- the MCOLN3 gene encoding mucolipin-3 isoform X1, whose protein sequence is MENPEVAVSSCSAHDDENLSSYKRHSSVSQEALLEDQLRRKLKFFFMNPCEKFWARGRKPWKLGIQLLKIVMVTVQLVVFGLSNQMVVAFKEENTVAFKHLFLKGYMDRMDDTYAVYTQTDVYDQIFFAINQYLQLPNISVGNHAYEKRGAEETPLAVCQQFYKRGIICPGNDTFDIDPEIVTDCLYIEPTTSLHNATMGKHNLNFTLDFPRLVAVQLMFNLKAINLQTVRHHELPDCYDFTLRIVFDNKAHSGRIKISLDNDIAIRECKDWHVSGSIQKNTHYMMIFDAFVILTCLTSLILCTRSVIKGIWLQREFVSFFLYYYKKEVSFNDQMEFVNGWYILIIVSDVLTIVGSTLKMEIQAKSLTSYDVCSILLGISTMLVWLGVIRYLGFFQKYNLLILTLRAALPNVMRFCCCAAMIYLGYCFCGWIVLGPYHVKFRTLNMVSECLFSLINGDDMFATFAQMQQKSYLVWLFSRIYLYSFISLFIYMVLSLFIALITDTYETVKHYQQDGFPETELQKFISQCKDSPNSGKYRLEEESSASLFCCCNGCSGHI
- the MCOLN3 gene encoding mucolipin-3 isoform X2, yielding MENPEVAVSSCSAHDDENLSSYKRHSSVSQEALLEDQLRRKLKFFFMNPCEKFWARGRKPWKLGIQLLKIVMVTVQLVVFGLSNQMVVAFKEENTVAFKHLFLKGYMDRMDDTYAVYTQTDVYDQIFFAINQYLQLPNISVGNHAYEKRGAEETPLAVCQQFYKRGIICPGNDTFDIDPEIVTDCLYIEPTTSLHNATMGKHNLNFTLDFPRLVAVQLMFNLKAINLQTVRHHELPDCYDFTLRIVFDNKAHSGRIKISLDNDIAIRECKDWHVSGSIQKNTHYMMIFDAFVILTCLTSLILCTRSVIKGIWLQREFVSFFLYYYKKEVSFNDQMEFVNGWYILIIVSDVLTIVGSTLKMEIQAKSLTSYDVCSILLGISTMLVWLGVIRYLGFFQKYNVRISWDLHIVASHPNTASSITQCNEVLLLCCYDLPGLLLLWMDCTGTIPREVSHSEHGF